A single window of Chitinophaga sp. XS-30 DNA harbors:
- a CDS encoding acyl carrier protein, giving the protein MSDIASRVKKIIIDKLGVDEAEVTPEASFTNDLGADSLDTVELIMEFEKEFNISIPDEQAETITTVGQAVAYLEEHVK; this is encoded by the coding sequence ATGTCAGACATTGCATCAAGAGTTAAAAAGATCATTATCGACAAATTAGGCGTTGACGAGGCCGAGGTAACTCCTGAAGCCAGCTTTACCAACGACTTAGGCGCTGACTCTTTGGATACTGTAGAACTGATCATGGAATTCGAAAAAGAATTCAACATCTCCATTCCTGACGAACAAGCAGAGACTATCACCACTGTTGGCCAGGCAGTTGCTTACCTGGAAGAACACGTAAAATAA
- the fabF gene encoding beta-ketoacyl-ACP synthase II, with protein MQPRRVVVTGLGALTPLGNSVDTFWQGLAGGVSGADFIKQFDASKFKTRFACELKDFDPAHYLDKKEARKMDPFTQTAVIAADQAVSDAKVDRNSVDVDRVGVIWGTGVGGMINFSHELKEFYAGDGTPRFSPFLITRLILDIAAGHISMRHGFRGPNFSVVSACASATNAIIDAMYHIRWGKADMIITGGSENIINEPCVGGFNAMKALSERNDDPKTASRPFDLDRDGFVMGEGAGALVLESYEHAMARGAKIYVELAGGGATADAHHITAPHPEGLGAMNVMRTALNDAGLKPEDIDYINVHGTSTPLGDIAEVKAIQQVFGEAAYALNISSTKSMTGHLLGAAGAVESIAVIKSILEGLVPPTINHFTDDPQLDPKLNFTFNVAQQRKVRAAFSNTFGFGGHNASVIFKTFVP; from the coding sequence ATGCAACCAAGACGAGTAGTCGTTACAGGTTTAGGCGCGCTGACACCGCTCGGTAATTCCGTTGATACTTTTTGGCAGGGATTGGCGGGCGGTGTATCCGGCGCTGACTTCATCAAGCAGTTTGACGCTTCTAAATTCAAGACCCGTTTTGCCTGTGAGCTGAAAGATTTTGATCCCGCGCATTACCTCGACAAGAAGGAGGCCCGTAAAATGGACCCCTTTACGCAAACAGCCGTTATTGCAGCCGACCAGGCCGTGTCCGATGCAAAAGTGGACCGGAACAGTGTGGATGTTGACAGGGTGGGTGTGATCTGGGGAACGGGTGTGGGTGGAATGATCAATTTCAGTCATGAGTTGAAGGAGTTTTATGCCGGCGATGGAACGCCGCGTTTCAGTCCTTTTCTCATCACACGGCTGATACTGGATATTGCCGCAGGGCACATATCCATGCGTCATGGGTTCAGAGGCCCTAATTTTTCAGTTGTTTCTGCGTGTGCTTCGGCAACAAATGCGATCATCGATGCCATGTACCATATTCGCTGGGGCAAGGCAGACATGATCATTACAGGCGGATCAGAGAACATCATCAATGAGCCTTGTGTTGGCGGCTTTAATGCCATGAAGGCACTGAGTGAGCGGAACGATGATCCGAAAACAGCATCCAGGCCATTTGACCTGGACCGCGACGGGTTTGTGATGGGCGAGGGCGCCGGTGCACTGGTACTGGAAAGCTACGAGCATGCCATGGCCCGCGGAGCAAAGATCTATGTTGAACTGGCCGGTGGCGGTGCTACGGCAGATGCCCATCATATCACGGCCCCTCACCCGGAAGGGCTGGGCGCCATGAATGTGATGAGGACCGCGCTGAACGATGCCGGTCTCAAGCCGGAAGACATAGATTATATCAACGTACATGGCACCTCTACTCCGCTTGGCGATATTGCGGAAGTAAAGGCCATTCAACAGGTATTTGGAGAAGCGGCATATGCATTGAACATCAGCTCCACCAAATCCATGACAGGGCACCTGCTGGGTGCAGCAGGGGCAGTTGAATCCATCGCCGTTATCAAAAGCATTCTGGAAGGCCTTGTTCCCCCTACCATTAACCATTTTACAGACGATCCCCAACTGGATCCCAAGTTAAACTTTACCTTTAACGTCGCACAACAGCGAAAAGTAAGAGCAGCCTTCAGTAATACCTTCGGGTTCGGCGGGCATAATGCCTCTGTTATTTTCAAAACATTTGTTCCTTGA
- the rnc gene encoding ribonuclease III yields MYKDLYNLLGFHPGNMALYEVALSHRSSKEKFLESNERLEYLGDAILGAIIGDYLFKKYPYKTEGYLTEMRSKIVNRQQLNDIAIKMGLRKLTIYDKYNSFLKISQIFGNTLEALVGAVYLDRGYNQTKQFVHKRILVPYIDLEALETVEMNHKNKLYGWANKQGKTLEFELIEEQMDNGRRIFTVGAMLNGELICTGKAFNKKDASQIAASQAIEMLGIGGDDGK; encoded by the coding sequence TTGTACAAAGACCTTTATAACCTGCTCGGATTTCATCCCGGTAATATGGCTTTGTATGAAGTAGCCCTGAGCCACCGTTCCAGCAAAGAGAAATTTCTCGAAAGCAATGAACGGCTGGAGTACCTCGGCGATGCCATCCTGGGAGCAATCATCGGTGATTACCTCTTCAAGAAATACCCCTACAAAACAGAAGGTTACCTTACAGAAATGCGCTCCAAGATCGTGAACCGGCAACAGCTCAACGATATTGCCATCAAAATGGGCCTGCGCAAGCTGACGATCTACGACAAGTACAACAGCTTTCTCAAGATCAGCCAGATCTTCGGCAACACCCTGGAGGCCCTTGTTGGCGCCGTGTACCTGGACCGCGGGTATAACCAGACCAAGCAGTTCGTGCATAAGCGTATCCTGGTGCCGTATATCGACCTGGAGGCGTTGGAGACCGTGGAGATGAACCACAAGAACAAACTCTATGGTTGGGCCAATAAACAGGGTAAAACGCTGGAATTTGAGCTGATAGAGGAGCAGATGGACAACGGGCGCCGTATTTTCACCGTTGGCGCCATGCTCAACGGGGAACTGATCTGCACCGGCAAGGCTTTCAACAAGAAAGACGCCAGCCAGATCGCCGCCTCCCAGGCGATAGAAATGCTGGGTATCGGCGGCGATGACGGCAAATGA
- a CDS encoding efflux RND transporter periplasmic adaptor subunit — MRNKSIRIIILLLVLVAAGYFAYRLFTKSGKKTPSGQQAAARPAGRPILADAYVVKPVTLDESIEASGTLQSNEEVELKPEITGRITHINFKEGVKVGKGTLLIKLYDGDILAQIRKLELQQQLAKTTLERQENLLKINGISQQDVDVTANQFSAYGADIEFNRAQLQKTEIRAPFSGTLGLRYVSEGAIVGPTTIMTTLQQLDPLKIDFSVPEKYRNAIHKGDPVFFTVTGDTSKYRGNIYAIDPKIDLATRSVKIRAMVPNANGRLFPGSFAKTSISLKDNPNAIMIPSQAVIPGTRNKQVIVADSGRAKFVIVETGVRNENNVQILNGLQPGDTVITSGILQLKPGMPFQYNKVQ, encoded by the coding sequence ATGCGTAACAAGTCCATACGAATCATCATCCTGTTACTAGTTCTGGTAGCCGCCGGCTACTTTGCCTACAGACTGTTCACGAAAAGCGGCAAAAAAACACCTTCCGGCCAGCAGGCTGCAGCACGCCCCGCCGGGAGACCGATCCTTGCCGATGCTTATGTAGTTAAACCCGTTACGCTGGATGAGAGTATTGAAGCAAGCGGTACACTTCAGAGCAATGAAGAAGTGGAACTGAAACCGGAGATCACCGGCCGGATCACTCATATCAATTTTAAAGAAGGCGTGAAGGTAGGCAAAGGCACTTTGCTCATCAAACTGTACGACGGGGACATTCTGGCACAGATCAGGAAGCTCGAATTACAGCAACAGCTCGCGAAAACCACCCTGGAACGCCAGGAGAACCTGCTGAAGATCAACGGCATCAGCCAGCAGGATGTGGATGTAACGGCCAACCAGTTCAGCGCATACGGCGCGGATATTGAGTTCAACAGGGCGCAATTACAGAAAACGGAGATCCGCGCACCATTCAGCGGAACCCTGGGGCTCCGGTATGTCAGCGAAGGCGCCATTGTGGGACCAACAACGATCATGACTACACTCCAGCAGCTGGACCCGCTGAAGATCGACTTTTCCGTACCGGAAAAATACCGCAATGCCATTCATAAAGGCGATCCTGTGTTCTTCACCGTTACCGGAGACACCAGTAAATACAGGGGTAACATTTACGCCATCGACCCGAAGATCGATCTGGCTACCCGCAGCGTGAAGATCCGCGCAATGGTACCCAATGCAAACGGAAGGCTGTTCCCGGGCTCTTTTGCCAAAACGTCCATCTCCCTGAAAGATAACCCGAACGCCATCATGATCCCTTCCCAGGCTGTGATCCCCGGCACCCGCAACAAACAGGTGATCGTGGCGGACAGCGGCCGCGCAAAATTCGTGATCGTGGAAACCGGTGTCCGGAACGAGAATAACGTACAGATCCTGAATGGCTTGCAGCCAGGCGACACCGTTATTACCAGCGGCATATTGCAACTTAAGCCCGGCATGCCTTTTCAGTATAACAAGGTGCAGTAA
- a CDS encoding efflux RND transporter permease subunit, which produces MSLPSISLKRPVLAIVMNLIIVIFGLVGFSFLGVRDLPAIDPPIVNVRTSYPGANSDIIETQITETLEKAINGVAGIKNISSLSSQGSSNITVEFELGEDLEAATNDVRDKVSQAARNLPQDLEAPPVVTKADANSDAIISMTVQSNTRNQLEITEYATNVLLEKLQTIPGVSAIQIWGEKKYAMRIWMDPARLSAYSLTPGDVMQALQRENVELPSGKITGNATELTVRTFGRLDTEEEFNALIIRNINGAEIRLRDVGQAVLGPENEETQLKESGIPMIALALVPQPGTNYVAIAEEFYKRYENLKAEVPEDFTLNIAMDNTSFITKSIHEVQETLIIALVLVILIIYLFFRDWLMALRPIVDIPVSLIGAFFIMYLCGFTINILTLLAIVLATGLVVDDGIVVTENIYKKIEAGLPRMRAAKEGSEEIFFAVIATSITLAFVFLPIIFLQGFVGSLFREFGIVVAGAVLISAFVSLTLTPVLNVKLARKTHKHSWFYEKTEPFFRWMEEGYRSSLSAFMKARWAAVVIIAVCLGMIYIIFNSLQSELAPVEDRSRFRLSITAPEGTSYDAMDTYVTNLVQFLQDSIPEKEVILSVTAPGFSGAGAVNSAFANVALNDPHERERSQNDIVNMVNRNMYRFPQGKVFAIEQQTIQVGRRGGLPVAFVLQNVNFEKLSSVIPRFLEEANDHPVFSTVDIDLKFNKPELRVNINRAKASELGVSVEDISSTLQLALSNRRFGYFIRNGKQYQVMGQVFRGDRDDPIDLQSIYVRNTRGEAIQLDNLVTIQEETSPPVIYHFNRMKSATISAGLAPGYTIGDGIAAMRGIYDKLKQEEVIDASFDTALSGSSRDYAESGSNTMFALLLALVLIYLVLAAQFESWADPLIIMLTVPLAFAGALLSLRIFGQTWNIFSQIGVIMLIGLVTKNGILIVEFANHMRDSGKEKAAAVVDGSVMRLRPILMTSLTMALGALPIALSIGAAATSRIPLGIVIVGGIMFSLVLTLYVIPAMYTFLSRRKKNVEYENALREENPEAAAAAAHA; this is translated from the coding sequence ATGAGCTTACCTTCCATATCCCTCAAACGGCCGGTACTGGCCATAGTGATGAACCTCATCATTGTGATCTTCGGCCTTGTGGGCTTTTCATTCCTCGGGGTGCGGGACCTTCCCGCCATTGACCCCCCGATAGTGAACGTGCGCACCTCCTATCCGGGCGCCAACTCAGACATCATTGAAACACAGATCACCGAAACGCTCGAAAAAGCCATCAACGGCGTAGCCGGTATCAAGAATATATCTTCCCTCAGCAGCCAGGGCAGCAGCAATATCACCGTGGAGTTTGAACTGGGAGAAGACCTGGAGGCCGCTACCAACGATGTGCGCGACAAGGTTTCCCAGGCTGCGCGCAACCTGCCGCAGGATCTGGAAGCACCGCCCGTGGTAACCAAAGCGGATGCCAACTCGGATGCTATCATCTCCATGACCGTGCAAAGCAATACCCGCAATCAGCTGGAGATCACGGAATATGCCACCAACGTGCTGCTGGAGAAACTGCAGACGATTCCCGGCGTCAGCGCCATACAGATCTGGGGCGAAAAAAAATACGCCATGCGCATCTGGATGGACCCTGCCCGGCTCTCCGCTTACAGCCTCACACCCGGAGACGTGATGCAGGCCCTGCAAAGAGAGAATGTGGAACTGCCCTCCGGCAAGATCACCGGCAATGCCACGGAACTGACCGTGCGTACCTTCGGGCGGCTGGACACGGAAGAAGAGTTCAACGCGCTCATCATCAGAAATATCAATGGCGCCGAGATCCGCCTGCGCGACGTAGGACAGGCCGTACTCGGCCCCGAGAACGAAGAGACCCAGCTGAAGGAATCCGGCATTCCCATGATCGCGCTCGCGCTCGTCCCCCAGCCCGGCACCAATTACGTAGCCATCGCGGAAGAATTCTATAAAAGATACGAGAACCTGAAAGCGGAAGTACCGGAAGATTTCACGCTGAATATTGCGATGGACAATACCAGCTTCATCACAAAAAGTATCCATGAAGTGCAGGAAACACTCATCATCGCACTGGTGCTGGTGATCCTTATCATATACCTCTTCTTCCGGGACTGGCTGATGGCCCTCCGCCCTATTGTGGACATTCCGGTATCGCTGATCGGTGCATTCTTTATCATGTACCTCTGCGGTTTTACCATCAATATCCTTACCCTGCTGGCAATTGTTTTGGCAACCGGACTTGTGGTGGATGACGGTATCGTGGTCACGGAGAATATTTATAAAAAGATAGAAGCAGGCCTGCCCAGGATGCGCGCCGCCAAGGAAGGCTCCGAGGAGATATTTTTTGCGGTGATCGCCACCTCCATTACACTGGCCTTCGTATTCCTTCCCATCATCTTTCTGCAGGGTTTTGTGGGCAGCCTGTTCCGGGAATTCGGGATCGTAGTGGCCGGCGCGGTGCTGATCTCCGCATTCGTATCGCTCACGCTCACGCCGGTGCTGAACGTAAAGCTGGCGCGTAAAACCCATAAACATTCCTGGTTCTACGAAAAAACAGAACCTTTCTTTCGCTGGATGGAAGAGGGTTACAGGAGCTCACTTTCCGCTTTTATGAAAGCCCGCTGGGCGGCGGTGGTCATCATCGCGGTCTGCCTCGGCATGATTTACATCATATTCAACAGCCTGCAGTCTGAACTGGCGCCGGTGGAAGACAGAAGCAGGTTCCGCCTTTCCATCACCGCGCCGGAAGGCACATCCTATGATGCGATGGATACGTATGTGACCAACCTCGTGCAGTTCCTGCAGGATTCCATTCCGGAAAAGGAGGTGATCCTTTCTGTTACCGCTCCGGGATTTTCGGGCGCCGGTGCGGTCAACTCTGCATTCGCCAACGTGGCGCTGAACGATCCGCATGAAAGAGAGCGCTCTCAGAATGATATTGTGAACATGGTGAACCGCAACATGTACCGCTTCCCGCAGGGAAAAGTATTTGCCATAGAACAGCAGACTATCCAGGTAGGCCGGCGCGGCGGCTTGCCCGTAGCTTTCGTACTGCAGAACGTGAACTTCGAAAAACTTTCCTCCGTTATTCCCCGCTTCCTCGAAGAAGCAAACGATCATCCTGTATTTTCAACGGTGGACATCGATCTTAAATTCAACAAGCCGGAGCTGCGCGTGAATATCAACCGCGCAAAAGCAAGCGAACTTGGCGTTTCCGTAGAGGATATCTCTTCCACCCTTCAGCTGGCCCTGAGCAACCGCCGTTTCGGGTATTTCATCCGCAACGGCAAACAATACCAGGTCATGGGGCAGGTGTTCCGCGGAGACCGTGATGACCCGATCGATCTGCAAAGCATTTACGTCAGGAATACCCGCGGTGAGGCTATACAGCTGGATAACCTGGTCACCATTCAGGAAGAGACCAGCCCTCCCGTGATCTATCACTTCAACAGGATGAAGTCCGCCACCATCTCCGCCGGCCTTGCGCCCGGCTACACCATTGGCGATGGCATTGCGGCCATGCGCGGTATTTATGACAAGCTTAAACAGGAAGAGGTGATCGATGCTTCTTTTGATACCGCCCTCAGCGGATCTTCCCGCGATTATGCGGAAAGCGGTTCCAATACCATGTTTGCACTGTTGCTGGCGCTGGTGCTGATCTACCTGGTACTGGCCGCTCAGTTTGAAAGCTGGGCAGACCCCCTTATTATCATGCTTACCGTGCCGCTGGCATTTGCAGGCGCCCTGCTTTCGCTCCGGATATTCGGGCAAACCTGGAATATCTTCTCACAGATCGGGGTGATCATGCTGATAGGCCTGGTGACCAAGAACGGTATCCTGATCGTGGAGTTCGCCAATCACATGCGCGATTCCGGCAAGGAAAAGGCCGCCGCTGTGGTAGATGGCTCCGTCATGCGCCTGCGCCCTATTCTGATGACCAGCCTTACCATGGCGCTGGGTGCACTGCCCATCGCGCTGAGTATCGGCGCTGCGGCAACCAGCCGTATTCCGCTGGGCATCGTGATCGTAGGAGGCATCATGTTCTCCCTGGTGTTGACGCTTTACGTGATCCCGGCGATGTACACTTTCCTCAGCCGCAGGAAAAAGAATGTTGAATATGAAAACGCGCTCCGTGAAGAGAATCCGGAAGCAGCTGCAGCAGCGGCACACGCATAA
- a CDS encoding GyrI-like domain-containing protein, whose amino-acid sequence MQKTDLSKEQKYYYKARPTPELVTIAPADYLTIEGAGDPNGLVFAARVKALYNVAYTIKKICKLQEKDFKVPAFEGYWWTQSGDQVSDVPKSEWYWKLVMQMPGFVSIHDFRQAVALAGNRKTAHLDELRFERLPGTLAVQILHTGPYHQETASIMKLLEYIAQHQLEVSGMHHEIYLSQPGRTPEEKLKTILRLDVRSK is encoded by the coding sequence ATGCAAAAGACAGACCTTTCCAAAGAGCAGAAATACTACTACAAGGCAAGGCCCACCCCCGAGCTGGTGACTATCGCCCCGGCAGACTACCTTACCATTGAAGGCGCGGGAGACCCCAATGGGCTTGTTTTTGCCGCCAGGGTAAAAGCCCTGTACAACGTAGCCTATACCATTAAAAAGATCTGCAAGCTGCAGGAGAAAGATTTCAAAGTGCCGGCGTTTGAAGGCTACTGGTGGACGCAGAGCGGAGATCAGGTGTCCGACGTTCCCAAAAGCGAGTGGTACTGGAAACTGGTCATGCAAATGCCCGGATTTGTGTCCATTCATGATTTCCGGCAGGCGGTGGCGCTTGCGGGCAACAGGAAAACCGCGCACCTGGATGAATTGCGGTTCGAGCGGTTGCCCGGTACGCTGGCCGTACAGATCCTTCACACCGGCCCTTATCACCAGGAAACTGCCAGTATCATGAAACTCCTGGAATACATCGCGCAGCACCAGCTGGAGGTCAGCGGTATGCACCACGAGATCTATCTGAGTCAGCCCGGCCGCACGCCGGAAGAAAAATTGAAAACAATACTGAGGCTGGATGTAAGATCGAAATGA
- a CDS encoding YafY family protein — protein sequence MNRIDRLTAILVQLQGKKIVKAQEIADRFDISLRTVYRDVKALMEAGVPIGAEAGTGYYIVDGYHLPPVMFNRSEAAALLTGEKLMEKHSDISNQQQFSNAMQKVRAVLRGSDKDFLESLDGNIAVLGSNRGDSQFPNRFLSEIQEALARQKVLSIEYYSFYNDSVSRREVEPIGIFHMSSNWHLIGFCRLRQDYRDFRADRIKSLTLTDQAFDKSARISLQEYITHEFESDPDQPVLVKVRFTHDVARWLQEQKYYYGFVEEKTEEDHVEMSFLYHSLGHFARWLLMMGKCATIVEPEDLRILIRERIQELAKHYG from the coding sequence ATGAACCGCATAGACCGGCTTACCGCCATTCTCGTACAGCTCCAGGGGAAAAAAATAGTGAAGGCCCAGGAAATTGCTGACCGCTTCGATATCAGCCTCCGTACCGTGTACCGGGACGTGAAGGCGCTGATGGAGGCCGGCGTTCCCATCGGCGCTGAAGCTGGCACCGGCTATTATATCGTAGACGGATATCATCTGCCTCCCGTCATGTTCAACCGTAGTGAAGCTGCGGCATTGCTGACAGGGGAAAAACTCATGGAAAAACATAGCGACATTTCCAATCAGCAGCAGTTCAGCAACGCCATGCAAAAGGTCCGGGCCGTTCTGAGAGGGAGCGACAAGGATTTCCTGGAATCTCTGGACGGCAACATTGCGGTATTAGGCAGCAATCGCGGGGACAGCCAGTTCCCGAACAGGTTCCTCAGCGAGATACAGGAGGCGCTGGCCCGGCAAAAGGTCCTCTCCATCGAATACTACTCCTTTTACAACGATTCCGTTTCCCGCCGTGAAGTGGAACCGATCGGCATTTTCCATATGAGCAGCAACTGGCATCTTATCGGCTTCTGCCGGCTGCGGCAGGACTACCGGGACTTCCGGGCCGACCGGATCAAAAGCCTGACCCTCACCGACCAGGCATTCGACAAATCCGCCCGTATCAGCCTGCAGGAATATATCACCCATGAATTTGAGTCGGACCCGGACCAGCCTGTGCTCGTAAAAGTGCGGTTCACACATGATGTTGCGCGTTGGCTGCAGGAACAAAAATATTATTACGGCTTCGTGGAAGAAAAAACCGAAGAAGATCATGTGGAAATGAGCTTTCTCTATCATAGCCTCGGTCACTTTGCCCGGTGGCTGCTGATGATGGGCAAATGCGCCACCATTGTTGAGCCGGAGGACCTGAGGATATTGATCCGGGAAAGGATACAGGAGCTGGCGAAACATTATGGCTGA
- a CDS encoding TolC family protein, producing MKLTRQLFAAGCFSILFAQAARAQEVLTLEQAIDLGLKNNFDIRMARNDAEVAANDFAYANFAFAPRINGTATKTWSNMATKQEFGNGSKRDTSGLKNQQWQTAVNLNWTLFDGLKMFATRQRFQAIEILGELSVKNQVENTIANIINSYYNIAQQKQQLRALAEQMDISSERVKLSDAKFQTGLAPKTDWLQAKVDYNAQRAMWLRQQTAIEQSKAALNQLLAIADESTNYDVLDTIPVNLGLSFGAILENIGNTNPLLQVARQNLEISRITLKERTGDLFPVISFNSAYNFNQSRASAAVNQFSPVFNQNRGFNYGFSATVPIFNGLNAHRQIKAAKLDIQYQQLALENQQSQVNLFLRNAFRDYEYYKQALSLEEESVELARENVMVALERFKQGVSTTLELREAQESLELAAYRLIQARYNTKVAETELMRLKGELLK from the coding sequence ATGAAATTGACACGACAGCTTTTTGCAGCAGGATGTTTTTCAATATTGTTCGCACAGGCCGCCCGCGCACAGGAAGTGCTGACGCTGGAACAGGCGATAGACCTCGGACTAAAAAATAATTTCGACATCCGGATGGCCCGCAATGATGCGGAAGTAGCCGCGAATGATTTTGCATATGCCAACTTTGCCTTTGCTCCCCGTATCAATGGCACAGCCACCAAAACCTGGAGCAATATGGCCACCAAACAGGAATTCGGCAACGGCTCCAAAAGAGATACCAGCGGCCTGAAAAACCAGCAGTGGCAGACCGCTGTTAACCTGAACTGGACATTGTTCGACGGTCTCAAAATGTTTGCCACCCGGCAGCGCTTCCAGGCCATAGAGATATTGGGGGAACTGAGCGTTAAAAATCAGGTGGAGAACACCATCGCCAATATCATCAACAGCTATTACAACATCGCCCAGCAAAAACAGCAGCTGCGGGCCCTGGCGGAGCAAATGGATATTTCCAGCGAACGGGTGAAACTCTCGGACGCCAAATTCCAGACAGGCCTTGCTCCTAAAACGGACTGGCTTCAGGCGAAAGTGGATTACAATGCCCAGCGCGCCATGTGGCTGCGCCAGCAAACGGCCATTGAGCAGAGCAAAGCGGCGCTTAACCAGCTGCTGGCCATTGCGGATGAAAGCACCAACTACGATGTGCTGGACACCATACCGGTGAACCTTGGCCTCTCCTTCGGGGCCATCCTGGAAAATATCGGGAACACCAATCCGCTGCTGCAGGTGGCCCGGCAGAACCTGGAAATATCACGCATCACACTGAAAGAACGGACCGGCGACCTCTTCCCGGTAATCTCCTTCAACTCGGCATACAACTTTAACCAGTCCCGCGCCAGTGCTGCCGTGAACCAGTTCAGCCCGGTGTTCAACCAGAACAGGGGCTTTAATTACGGTTTTTCTGCCACAGTGCCCATCTTCAACGGGCTTAACGCACACCGGCAGATCAAGGCCGCCAAGCTGGACATCCAGTACCAGCAGCTGGCGCTGGAGAATCAGCAGTCACAGGTCAACCTGTTCCTGCGGAATGCGTTCCGGGATTATGAATATTATAAACAGGCCCTCAGTCTTGAGGAAGAAAGTGTAGAGCTGGCCAGGGAAAATGTGATGGTGGCGCTGGAACGGTTCAAACAGGGAGTTTCCACTACGCTGGAGCTGAGAGAAGCACAGGAGAGCCTGGAACTCGCCGCATACCGCCTGATCCAGGCGAGATACAACACCAAAGTGGCGGAAACGGAACTGATGCGGCTGAAAGGAGAATTGTTGAAATAA